In Nocardioides conyzicola, one genomic interval encodes:
- a CDS encoding helix-turn-helix domain-containing protein has product MGDKWSVLVIVELANGARRFRQLQRAIDGISQRMLTLTVRRLERDGLVLRTVYPTVPAQVDYRLTETGASLTHLVKALADWSLEHRDGIAHARQAYDASYPDNEMR; this is encoded by the coding sequence GTGGGCGACAAGTGGTCGGTCCTCGTGATCGTTGAGCTTGCGAACGGAGCTCGGCGCTTCCGACAGCTGCAGCGCGCCATCGATGGAATCTCCCAGCGAATGTTGACGCTCACGGTGCGCCGGCTGGAGCGCGACGGGCTGGTGCTCCGGACCGTGTATCCGACCGTGCCGGCCCAGGTCGATTATCGACTCACCGAGACCGGGGCGAGTCTGACCCATCTTGTTAAGGCACTCGCCGACTGGTCGCTTGAGCACCGGGACGGCATCGCCCACGCACGCCAGGCTTACGACGCGTCGTATCCGGACAACGAGATGAGGTGA